Genomic DNA from Actinomycetota bacterium:
GGTCGAGGGTTGGTGGCGGTCGGTGGTGACTCGTCGTTCGGGATGGGCGACTACGACGGCACACCGCTGGAGGATCTGCTCCCGGTGTTCGCCCGCGTCCGCGACCCCGAGCGCCGCCCGTCGGTCGCCGAAGCGCTGGTCGTGGACGTGTCGGGGTCGATGGCCGCCTGCCACTGTCAGGACGGTGGGTTCGGTGGGCGGGGCGGGCTCGGCGGGGCGGAGGTCGGCGGGGTGAACAAGACCGACATCTCCAAGGAGGCGGTCGCCCGGGCGGTCGCCGCACTGGAAGCCGACGACACGGTCGGCGTGCTGGCGTTCAACACCCGCAGCGAGTGGGTGATCCCCCTGCAGAAGCTCCCGCCGGAGTCGGTGGTAGACCAGGGACTGGCCCGCCTGCACCCCGAAGGCGGCACCGCCATCCCGCAGGCGATCCGCGAGGCCATCGCCGGTCTGAAGGACGTCGACGCGCGGCTGCGCCACATCGTGTTGTTCTCCGACGGCTTCACCGAGCACCAGGCACTGATCGAGGTGGCCAAGGAGGCCGCCGCAGCGGGGATCACCCTGTCGGTCGTGGGGACCGGGGAAGGTAGCGGTGAGGTCCTCCGCGAGATGGCCGCGGCCGGCGGTGGGCGCTACTACCCCGGCCGGGATCTGATGTCCATCCCCGACATCATCGTCAACGAGGTGCAGTTCGTAGCCCGGCCCGTGATCAACGAGGGGCGCTTCCTGCCGGTGGTCACCGGGGTGGGACCCGCCACCGACGGGCTCGACAGCTCCCCGCCGCTGCTGGGGTACCTGGCCACCACGGTGAAACCCACCGCTCGACAGCTGCTGGCGATCGGCGACGAGCGTGACCCGCTCCTCGCCAGCTGGCGTGCGGGGCTGGGCACCGCCGTGGCCTGGACCTCAGACGCGTCGCCCCGCTGGTCGGCGGAGTGGGTGACCTGGGAGCGGTTCACCCGCTTCTGGTCCGATGTGGTGAAGTCGACGTTCCCCGCCGATCCCGACCCGCGGTACGCCCTGTCGGCCCGGGCCACGTCCGACGGTCTGCGGATCCGGTTGGAAGCGGCCGCGACCATCCCCGCCGACGCCACGGCGATCGCGACCGTCACCGACCCCGACGGGGAACGCACCGAGGTGACGCTGGAACGGACCGCACTCGACAGCTTCGAAGCCGTCCTGCCCGGCGG
This window encodes:
- a CDS encoding glutamine amidotransferase, with the protein product GRGLVAVGGDSSFGMGDYDGTPLEDLLPVFARVRDPERRPSVAEALVVDVSGSMAACHCQDGGFGGRGGLGGAEVGGVNKTDISKEAVARAVAALEADDTVGVLAFNTRSEWVIPLQKLPPESVVDQGLARLHPEGGTAIPQAIREAIAGLKDVDARLRHIVLFSDGFTEHQALIEVAKEAAAAGITLSVVGTGEGSGEVLREMAAAGGGRYYPGRDLMSIPDIIVNEVQFVARPVINEGRFLPVVTGVGPATDGLDSSPPLLGYLATTVKPTARQLLAIGDERDPLLASWRAGLGTAVAWTSDASPRWSAEWVTWERFTRFWSDVVKSTFPADPDPRYALSARATSDGLRIRLEAAATIPADATAIATVTDPDGERTEVTLERTALDSFEAVLPGGSEGVYAVGVRLSAAGDPLYHDAVAATRSYSPEYATAATDPTLLERVAAAGGGRLDPDPTVAFDPRGLPAGSDTRQVWPWLALAALFALPVDVGLRRLRLERDDWRRARRWVAGRLRRRPAVAERRESTAGLLAARDRARQRRDR